In Lodderomyces elongisporus chromosome 2, complete sequence, the following proteins share a genomic window:
- the TIM21 gene encoding mitochondrial import inner membrane translocase subunit tim21 codes for MNILRLNNYNLRTTVLKPWNHVGQLIAPASTHMITRSYLTKSSPSAITTHKLNHSSSYSSGNIKNLLSIKARYSTRTAPPPPPPPPPSDKNLKGKRILNRISRAFTFSASTLLVIGAAGVAVLVLYLIISELFFPSGDTRTFNKAVDLIQQNEEAQKILGFTKGERLKAYGIVSADKWVRNRPVQSIKRKNPEDGKDHLYMKFKVETATGAYGVVTLEQIDDSWWSTKFKYIALDVPGHRTVYVIAPPRPKVAPSIGKGTGFLGLNWGPKKD; via the coding sequence ATGAATATCCTTAGACTTAACAATTACAATCTACGGACAACTGTCTTAAAACCTTGGAACCATGTAGGCCAATTGATTGCTCCTGCATCAACTCACATGATAACAAGATCATACCTCACCAAATCGTCACCACTGGCTATAACGACACAcaaattgaaccattcttccTCATACAGTTCAGGGaacataaaaaatttattgcTGATTAAAGCTAGATACTCAACAAGAAcggcaccaccaccacctcctccaccaccaccatcagaTAAGAACCTTAAGGGTAAACGGATTCTCAATAGAATATCGCGTGCATTCACATTTTCTGCGTCAACACTCCTCGTTATTGGTGCAGCAGGAGTTGCAGTTCTTGTGCTATACTTGATCATTTCAGAGTTGTTTTTCCCACTGGGCGACACAAGGACTTTTAATAAGGCAGTTGACTTGATCCAACAAAACGAAGAGGCACAAAAAATCTTGGGGTTCACCAAAGGCGAAAGATTGAAAGCATATGGAATAGTAAGCGCTGATAAATGGGTTAGAAATAGACCCGTGCAAAGCATCAAGAGGAAAAACCCAGAAGATGGGAAGGATCATTTGTATATGAAATTTAAAGTAGAAACCGCAACCGGTGCATACGGTGTCGTGACTTTAGAGCAAATTGACGATTCTTGGTGGAGTACCAAGTTCAAGTATATAGCTTTAGATGTGCCTGGTCATAGAACAGTGTATGTTATTGCTCCACCAAGACCAAAAGTTGCGCCTTCCATTGGGAAAGGTACTGGATTTTTGGGCTTGAACTGGGGTCCaaagaaagattga
- the SEP7 gene encoding septin, with translation MDFANESSFMNNGNHHSPIINYRKDAKKGVKFTFMVVGESGTGKTTFINSLLDKKVMRHRYETDYSSSNKSSDPSSEATKVLSFTSAKSVALPNTSMLTRNAFNPSTIDEEPGIALTETKVEIVDDENLKIMLTIIDTPGFGENLNNELCFVEIENYLKQQFDLVLAEETRIKRNPRFTDTRVHVMLYFITPTGHGLREIDVQCMKRLSKYVNIIPVIGKADSFTAEELQFFKHQIRIDIEKFNVPIFQFDSFLNDYDEDEDYDLIQECKFLSNLQPFAVVTSEDSFEVKDTTTGETKIIRARRYPWGLVNIEDTRISDFTILRSVLLGSHLQDLKDLTHDFLYETYRTERLTKVTGGNTGLDEDEYEDSEFHDTVEHHPQNQDERGFNNSDIPSMSNLAQLTNAASELRQNSNGHNHHYNNNHNNTSHHTSNDNESVTSSSSSVKKSSSMLLEDNASASSSPQLRNYTNYTGSTSTLSTEDRAPNNNAFKRLSIGPQRNQLRQISETVPYVLRHERILERQQKLEEMEMASAKELATRAALLEKKAQELKQKERELIRQLELAKQNSISKSSHASDLESRDRGSENVEVFDAEYDEHGQAGHHIPKDETLTNLHDAVANEGQL, from the coding sequence ATGGATTTTGCCAACGAGTCTTCTTTCATGAACAACGGCAACCACCATTCGCCAATCATCAATTACAGGAAAGATGCCAAAAAGGGTGTCAAGTTCACCTTTATGGTGGTTGGAGAACTGGGAACCGGGAAAACCACGTTTATCAACAGTTTATTGGACAAGAAGGTTATGAGACATAGATATGAAACAGAttatagtagtagtaacaAATCACTGGACCCATCTTCAGAGGCTACTAAAGTTTTGAGTTTCACCTCTGCCAAATCCGTCGCGTTACCCAATACTTCAATGTTGACCAGAAATGCATTTAATCCATCAACAATTGACGAGGAGCCTGGTATTGCATTGACAGAGACCAAGGTGGAAATTGTTGACGAcgagaatttgaaaatcatGCTCACTATAATTGATACCCCGGGCTTTGGAGAGAATCTAAATAATGAATTGTGCTTTGTTGAGATTGAGAATTATTTGAAACAGCAGTTTGACTTGGTATTGGCCGAAGAGACTAGAATCAAGAGAAATCCCAGATTCACCGATACTAGAGTCCATGTTATGCTTTATTTCATAACACCAACTGGCCATGGCTTAAGAGAGATTGATGTCCAATGTATGAAGCGTTTGTCCAAGTATGTCAACATAATTCCAGTTATTGGCAAAGCAGACTCTTTCACAGCAGAAGAGTTGCAGTTTTTCAAACATCAAATCAGAATAGACATTGAGAAATTCAACGTGCCTATTTTCCAGTTTGATAGTTTCTTGAATGACTACGATGAGGACGAGGATTACGATTTGATCCAGGAGTGTAAATTCTTATCAAACTTGCAACCGTTTGCCGTGGTTACTTCTGAGGACAGTTTTGAAGTTAAGGACACCACAACTGGTGAGACGAAAATCATCAGGGCAAGAAGATACCCATGGGGATTAGTCAATATCGAAGACACAAGAATCAGCGATTTTACAATTTTGAGATCGGTACTTTTAGGTTCTCATTTGCAAGATTTGAAAGATCTTACACACGATTTCTTATACGAAACTTATAGAACTGAGAGATTGACTAAGGTCACTGGTGGAAATACCGGTTTGGACGAAGATGAGTATGAGGATAGCGAATTTCACGATACTGTTGAGCATCATCCCCAAAATCAAGACGAAAGGGGGTTCAATAATTCAGATATACCTTCTATGTCTAACTTGGCACAGTTGACAAATGCTGCATCGGAGTTGAGACAAAACAGCAATGGTCATAATCATCATTacaataataatcataatAATACTTCTCACCACACAAGTAATGATAATGAATCGGTCACTTCGTCAAGTTCTTCGGTGAAAAAATCTTCGTCGATGTTATTAGAGGATAATGCCTCGGCATCTTCATCGCCACAATTGAGAAACTACACCAACTACACTGGTAGTACCTCGACGCTTTCAACTGAAGACAGGGCGCCTAACAATAATGCGTTTAAGAGGTTGTCGATTGGACCACAACGTAACCAGTTGCGTCAAATTTCGGAAACAGTGCCTTATGTTTTGAGACACGAGAGAATCTTGGAGAGACAACAAAAGTTGGAAGAGATGGAAATGGCGAGTGCCAAGGAGCTAGCCACGAGGGCAGCATTATTGGAGAAGAAAGCGCAAGAgttgaaacaaaaggaGAGGGAATTGATCAGACAACTAGAGTTGGCAAAGCAAAACAGTATAAGTAAACTGTCTCATGCTTCCGATCTAGAATCGAGGGATAGAGGAAGTGAAAACGTTGAGGTTTTTGATGCTGAATACGATGAGCATGGTCAAGCTGGCCATCACATACCAAAAGACGAGACATTGACAAACCTACACGATGCGGTTGCCAATGAAGGGCAATTGTAG
- the kap95 gene encoding karyopherin Kap95 (BUSCO:EOG09260HMA): protein MDILQLLENALLSTDPNQRTQAEVALNEAANNNFSDYVRLLIEALNNEDAKTEVRMLAGIGLKNQLTSKDSRTRSAQQDRWLKLDPSIKQAIKENALQGLKTSNSKVAGTAAQLVAAIADIELPRGEWQELIPTIIQNTKMENSENVKRASQLTIGYICESADPTNANILQQASGILIAIIQGVQSNEPSNLVRITALNALVNSLEFIKYNFETEGERNYIMQVVCEATQADDSELQASAFGCLARIMSLYYGFMALYMEKALYGLTVSGMQSSDEKVACMAVEFWSTVCEEEMEIALRRQELGLDSLQVAESPELMSFNFALIASSEVLPTLLKLLMRQNEDPEDDDWSVAMAAGACLQLYAQDIGNYVVDPTIQFVGANLTDKENWRAREAAVMAFGSILDGPDSEQLKSIINQALPPILELIQDANLQVKETVAWCLGRIADMVVDAIDVNTQLPQLLHALVNGLQDHPKVSTNCCWTLINLVEQICADSNNAETDVMSQYYSTIVPVLLQVSGRPDNEYSARASAYEALSTLVTYSARDTMPIVQNIASEVVSRLESTISMQSQVTTTEDKGNLEELQTNILALLTNVIRKLGADVIGAADNLMERFLNLLGAQEANSLIEEDILISISALSSAIGENFMNYMPAFIPYLTKSLENVESPTCLTATGLVGDLAQNLGLQLGEYLNGLMTILGNNLNNPDVKRELRPVIVSAFGDVASAIGPAFEPYLEYVMNICTAAASIEPEDHSIETTDYIFNLRESVLDCFVGITAGFGEQPEKLYPVVGSILQYIQKVSQDPALSTSESVARSATGLLGDIAAMYPQGQFKAYYEEQWVTDYIKRTRSNGLFDEKTKDAARWAREQQKRQQQIPGLLG from the coding sequence ATGGACATTTTACAACTTTTAGAAAATGCTCTTCTCAGCACAGATCCCAATCAGAGGACCCAGGCAGAGGTTGCGTTGAATGAGGCAGCAAACAATAACTTTTCCGATTATGTGAGGTTATTGATTGAAGCGTTGAACAACGAGGATGCCAAGACAGAAGTGCGAATGTTGGCTGGTATTGGCCTTAAGAATCAACTTACTTCTAAAGATTCCAGAACCAGATCGGCACAACAGGATCGCTGGCTCAAGTTGGACCCATCAATAAAACAGGCCATTAAAGAAAATGCTCTTCAAGGATTGAAAACATCGAATCTGAAAGTTGCCGGTACTGCAGCCCAATTGGTTGCTGCAATTGCAGATATCGAGTTGCCCAGAGGCGAATGGCAGGAATTGATTCCAACAATTATCCAAAACACCAAGATGGAGAACTCTGAAAATGTCAAGCGTGCCTCCCAATTGACTATTGGATATATTTGCGAAAGTGCCGATCCAACCAATGCCAATATTTTGCAGCAGGCCTCCGGAATCTTGATTGCCATCATTCAAGGTGTTCAAAGCAATGAACCATCGAATTTGGTGAGGATCACTGCATTGAACGCGTTGGTTAACTCGTTGGAGTTTATCAAGTACAATTTCGAAACAGAAGGCGAGAGAAATTACATTATGCAAGTTGTTTGTGAAGCAACGCAAGCGGACGACTCTGAGCTTCAGGCTAGCGCTTTTGGCTGTTTAGCAAGAATCATGTCTTTGTATTATGGATTCATGGCACTTTACATGGAAAAGGCATTATATGGCTTAACAGTCTCGGGAATGCAAAGTTCAGATGAAAAAGTGGCATGCATGGCCGTTGAATTCTGGTCTACTGTATGCGAAGAAGAGATGGAAATAGCGTTGCGGAGACAGGAATTGGGGTTGGATTCTTTACAAGTAGCTGAATCTCCGGAATTGATGTCATTCAATTTTGCATTGATTGCTTCTAGTGAAGTGTTGCCCACTTTATTGAAATTATTGATGAGGCAGAATGAAGACCCCGAAGATGACGATTGGTCCGTTGCAATGGCTGCTGGTGCTTGTTTGCAATTATATGCACAAGATATCGGGAACTATGTTGTGGACCCTACTATTCAATTTGTCGGAGCCAACTTGACTGACAAGGAAAACTGGAGAGCTAGAGAAGCAGCCGTGATGGCATTTGGCTCTATTTTGGATGGCCCAGATCTGGAGCAATTGAAATCGATCATTAATCAAGCGTTGCCACCCATTCTTGAGCTAATTCAAGATGCAAATTTGCAAGTGAAAGAGACTGTTGCTTGGTGTCTAGGGAGAATTGCTGATATGGTAGTTGATGCTATCGATGTCAATACCCAGCTACCACAATTGTTACACGCATTGGTTAATGGTTTACAAGACCACCCCAAGGTATCAACAAACTGTTGCTGGACATTGATCAATCTTGTGGAGCAAATATGCGCTGATTCCAACAATGCCGAgactgatgttatgtcacAGTACTACTCAACTATCGTTCCTGTGCTATTGCAAGTATCTGGCAGACCAGATAACGAGTATAGCGCGAGAGCTTCTGCTTACGAAGCATTGTCAACACTCGTTACCTACAGCGCAAGAGACACCATGCCAATTGTGCAAAACATTGCATCCGAAGTCGTTTCTAGATTAGAGTCTACAATCAGCATGCAATCCCAAGTTACTACAACCGAGGATAAAGGTAACTTGGAAGAGTTGCAAACAAACATTTTGGCTTTATTGACAAACGTTATACGTAAGCTAGGTGCTGATGTTATTGGCGCAGCGGACAACTTGATGGAGAGGTTCCTTAATTTGTTGGGTGCTCAAGAAGCAAACTCCttgattgaagaagatATTCTCATTTCGATTTCGGCCTTGTCTAGCGCCATTGGAGAAAACTTTATGAATTATATGCCAGCATTTATTCCATACTTGACTAAATCATTGGAAAATGTCGAGTCACCTACATGCCTCACAGCAACTGGGTTGGTGGGTGACCTTGCACAAAACTTGGGTCTTCAATTGGGTGAATATTTGAATGGGTTGATGACTATCTTGGGAAACAATCTCAATAACCCTGATGTTAAGCGTGAGCTCAGACCAGTTATTGTGTCCGCCTTTGGAGATGTTGCTTCGGCAATCGGGCCTGCATTTGAGCCGTATCTTGAGTATGTCATGAACATTTGCACAGCTGCTGCGTCAATCGAGCCAGAAGACCATTCTATAGAAACAACAGATtacattttcaatttgagagAATCCGTATTGgattgttttgttggtaTTACAGCTGGATTTGGAGAACAACCTGAGAAATTATATCCCGTTGTTGGATCCATTTTGCAATACATCCAAAAAGTTTCACAAGATCCTGCATTATCAACCAGCGAATCCGTAGCAAGATCAGCTACAGGTTTATTGGGAGATATTGCAGCCATGTACCCACAAGGCCAATTCAAAGCTTACTATGAGGAACAATGGGTGACTGATTACATCAAACGCACACGTTCTAATGGATTATTTGATGAAAAGACCAAAGATGCTGCAAGATGGGCAAGAGAGCAACAAAAGAGGCAACAGCAAATTCCTGGCCTCTTGGGTTGa
- the GCS1_2 gene encoding Zn finger-containing GTPase- Activating Protein for ARF, protein MDQFKPEETLRMEIGGNERLKNYFVENGVDLSLPAKAKYDNYVAEDYKEILTCEVEGKEFVPKDHSGKTLPSKDSVDSATAAAASGGAAAGAGAGAFSTSTTSGGTRGELNPEHKVKNEAYFASLGAKNNTRPENLPPSQGGKYAGFGNTPQPTSSNSSGNGTGSSLSNFTIDNFQKDPLGTFTKGWGLFSSSVAKSVQEVHTSVIQPGLNSLQQSEFGNETKKAMAQFGQKMQETGKYGQETFQNFTKDIHEEGFNKALDHRFNGLWKRDSNDEVPTAFGYKKSNDGVKYESLSGGGKKSDDEDKWDDF, encoded by the coding sequence ATGGACCAGTTCAAGCCGGAAGAGACCTTGCGAATGGAAATTGGTGGTAACGAGCGCTTAAAGAACTACTTTGTCGAGAATGGCGTCGACTTATCGTTAccagcaaaagcaaaatatgATAATTATGTTGCAGAAGACTACAAGGAAATTTTGACCTGTGAAGTCGAGGGAAAAGAGTTTGTACCCAAAGACCATTCAGGAAAGACTTTACCCAGTAAAGACTCTGTTGATAgtgctactgctgctgctgcttctggtggtgctgctgctggtgctggtgctggtgcctTCTCAACTTCGACCACGTCTGGTGGCACAAGAGGAGAGTTGAATCCAGAGcacaaagtaaaaaatgaagCATACTTTGCATCCTTGGGAGCCAAAAACAACACTAGACCAGAAAATTTGCCTCCATCGCAAGGCGGGAAATATGCTGGATTTGGAAACACCCCACAGCCAACATCGTCAAACTCGAGTGGCAATGGAACCGGATCATCTCTTTCCAACTTCACAATTGATAATTTCCAAAAAGACCCTCTTGGGACATTTACTAAAGGGTGGGgattattttcttcatctgtCGCCAAGTCTGTTCAAGAGGTCCACACCAGTGTTATCCAGCCAGGGTTGAACTCACTCCAACAAAGTGAATTTGGCAATGagacaaaaaaagcaaTGGCACAATTTGGACAAAAGATGCAAGAAACTGGTAAATATGGACAAGAGACAtttcaaaactttacaaaagaCATACACGAAGAAGGTTTCAACAAAGCTCTTGATCACCGATTTAACGGACTATGGAAAAGAGATAGCAACGACGAGGTGCCTACTGCTTTTGGGTACAAAAAAAGCAACGATGGTGTCAAATATGAAAGCttgtctggtggtggtaaGAAAAGCGATGATGAAGACAAATGGGATGACTTTtaa
- the SPS19_1 gene encoding peroxisomal 2 4-dienoyl-CoA reductase sps19, giving the protein MTFLDQSYLQTSSWKPDLFKGKVVFVTGGAGSICRVQTEAMVLLGANAAIVGRNQQKTDDAAKDIESLRSGSKVVSLPNVDVRDVKQLAAAVAKTVKELGRIDYVIAGAAGNFLADFNHLSSNAFKSVIDIDLLGSFNTVKACFEELRKNKGAIIFVSATLHYYGVPFQLHVGAAKAGVDALSNALAVEFGPIGIRSNCIAPGPIADTEGMARLSGGEKGRIAEKVPLQRMGTKQDIADATVYLFSPSASYVTGDVLVVDGGAWQIGQGFGTQDYPVTFKKFFDAPKGGKL; this is encoded by the coding sequence ATGACGTTTTTAGATCAATCATACTTACAGACCAGTTCTTGGAAGCCGGATTTGTTCAAAGGCAAAGTTGTCTTTGTCACTGGCGGAGCAGGCTCGATATGTCGGGTTCAGACTGAGGCAATGGTATTGTTGGGAGCCAATGCTGCAATTGTTGGCAGAAACCAGCAAAAGACTGATGATGCTGCAAAGGATATCGAGTCCTTGAGATCGGGGTCTAAAGTGGTTTCTTTACCAAACGTTGATGTGAGAGACGTTAAGCAATTGGCAGCTGCGGTGGCCAAGACTGTTAAAGAATTGGGGCGCATTGACTATGTTATTGCAGGCGCAGCTGGAAACTTTTTGGCCGATTTTAACCACTTGTCTTCAAACGCATTCAAATCTGTGATTGATATTGATTTGCTTGGTTCGTTCAACACTGTTAAGGCATGTTTTGAAGAGttgagaaagaacaaaggtGCTATTATCTTTGTCAGTGCTACATTACATTACTATGGTGTGCCTTTCCAACTTCATGTTGGTGCTGCCAAGGCCGGTGTTGATGCATTGTCCAACGCATTAGCAGTCGAATTTGGACCCATTGGAATTCGCTCAAATTGTATTGCACCTGGCCCAATTGCTGATACAGAAGGAATGGCTAGATTAAGTGGGGGTGAAAAGGGTAGAATCGCTGAAAAGGTACCATTACAAAGAATgggaacaaaacaagacatTGCTGATGCAActgtttatttattctcGCCCTCGGCCAGCTACGTCACTGGTGACGTCTTGGTGGTCGATGGTGGTGCATGGCAAATAGGTCAAGGTTTTGGAACTCAGGACTACCCAGTAACCTTTAAGAAATTTTTTGACGCACCCAAAGGAGGCAAATTATAA
- the PSY2 gene encoding Platinum sensitivity protein (BUSCO:EOG09262D0D), producing MIASNKSWTTKSKRRPQAMTTGPKSSPDSSSGIDHEGKLKLDDSRESSATHESKIAFPNKDNYSSPPLHPTSTPTNLPTPSFTLTFTPTPRRVKVYHLSGDDWVDKGTGYCVGEINEDTKEAFFVVRGESKAKKIILKSKLEGTIQYQRQQETLIVWTDNTGLDLALSFQESEGCADLCEFIIKIQQSGICPEISLYYVTANAEDGEDLTELITGPIRFPPEPKNDNLDIVLECLSFGINSNYMRRKLSDYIISSGYFDKLCSFFNETELNKDVTSLCQLNEVIRVIFHYNDHELIEKIFLDESRVQSIVGMLEYNSNSCNSNVNSDSSFRNLLKRNFDIRLIVPIENIQQFKRIHYLVVLKDLVEYAGSFDDQVLYMLSSMVESHQMDILRRLGDVKFLQNLFKIYDTVVDIDGRDIDNNDNNDNNDNNDNNDSVNMEQKEVFLVKRDTARMIHQYAKLANSLQKSDFLSALCNAGLVKVILYALSDGDVSVKKLGLEMIIDVIDHDDIHPESPALSFTSDNLQQPSLTIETEDKESNNNNNNNNNNNNNNNNNNNNNNNNNNNNNNNNNNNKSNKINEIDKNKFVCDQAIDMQGRDSRFLFAERLLLISGVSKILIDTSETSLIGYAFEAAKHLLKVNSDSIKKKESSQQNIENEIEEASSDLFIRIDDHINIGEHDDMSSQEYLKLFYTSFAPYLFKNLIDIVELMTATTTTTTKTTTATIKTATTTSTATALVDKEKNLKSEKPLRYNDCLYQLYCELISVILSEHPPILVIPFLIEHDVLKGLAFLLVSEYGLVLKTHIVRCLKGIILQGHGKLNDYIMKEGILDKFMTFFTSVAAKKNLATSTCLSLCDSLRNSYGSCDFEAKSSTRKIARYLVGNYRSFLLEQVRCSNLGERLVTLVNADNDGFQSDTSLCINQIEIDTNADNIMLASSPQKSCDAKYSIKDHSDENGMFKERNGNDDENDTSRECTINGDPETRTKDFDNRPKSEGVSDSGSDSGCVSSSVSSFEKMCNGSNGQDYQIGDKRAHESDENGHRRESSKVHGTIAGLNNDEKLKQEQSQQEQSQEREGNKVYQLESANNELSPGSSSTSASTGTGTVLSDIEESSNPHTSDSKFENVKCALIEAGGSTVINGE from the exons ATGATCG CAAGCAACAAATCGTGGACGACAAAGTCGAAACGCAGGCCTCAAGCAATGACGACAGGTCCAAAGTCAAGTCCAGATTCCAGCTCTGGTATAGATCATGAAGGGAAACTCAAACTTGATGATTCTCGCGAATCTAGTGCAACTCATGAGAGTAAAATAGCCTTCCCAAACAAAGACAACTattcttctcctcctcttcatcCCACTTCCACACCTACAAATTTACCAACACCTTCATTTACACTAACATTTACACCAACGCCTAGAAGAGTTAAAGTTTACCACTTGAGTGGTGATGACTGGGTTGATAAGGGCACCGGATATTGTGTTGGAGAGATCAATGAGGATACGAAAGAGgcattttttgttgtgcGGGGAGAATCCAAGGCGAAGAAAATCATTCTCAAGTCCAAGCTCGAAGGCACGATCCAATACCAGCGACAGCAAGAAACTTTGATTGTATGGACAGATAATACTGGATTGGATCTTGCACTCTCTTTTCAAGAGAGCGAAGGGTGTGCTGATTTGTGTGAATTTATAATCAAGATTCAGCAAAGCGGTATTTGTCCAGAGATCTCCTTGTATTATGTCACAGCAAATGCCGAAGATGGCGAAGATCTTACCGAGCTTATAACTGGACCCATTCGATTTCCGCCCGAACCCAAAAATGATAATTTAGATATTGTCCTTGAGTGTTTGAGCTTTGGTATCAATTCAAATTACATGCGCAGAAAACTTCTGGATTATATCATTAGTTCAGGTTACTTTGACAAACTTTGCAGTTTCTTCAATGAGACGGAATTAAACAAAGATGTTACAAGTTTGTGTCAATTAAATGAGGTTATAAGAGTTATATTTCATTATAATGACCATGaattgattgaaaagattttCTTAGATGAGAGCAGAGTACAGAGCATTGTGGGTATGTTGGAATACAATTCAAACTCATGCAACTCCAATGTCAACTCTGATTCCAGCTTTAGAAATCTTCTAAAGCGGAATTTTGATATACGGTTGATTGTACCCATTGAGAACATACAACAATTCAAAAGGATTCATTATTTAGTAGTCTTGAAAGATTTGGTTGAATACGCAGGTTCGTTTGACGACCAGGTTTTATATATGCTCTCATCGATGGTTGAATCTCACCAAATGGATATTCTTCGTCGACTTGGAGATGTCAAATTTTTACAGAACTTATTTAAAATTTACGatactgttgttgatatAGATGGTAGGGATATTGACAACAATGACAACAATGACAACAATGACAACAATGACAACAATGACAGTGTGAATatggaacaaaaagaagtttttttggtaaagaGAGACACAGCAAGGATGATACATCAATACGCCAAACTTGCAAACTCTTTACAGAAACTGGATTTCTTATCCGCTTTGTGCAATGCAGGACTAGTCAAAGTTATTCTTTATGCGTTGAGTGATGGAGACGTTTCTGTGAAAAAGCTAGGATTGGAAATGATTATCGATGTCATTGATCATGATGATATACATCCAGAGTCACCTGCgctttcttttacttctGACAATTTGCAACAGCCTTCTTTGACAATAGAAAcagaagataaagaaagcaacaacaacaacaacaacaacaacaacaacaacaacaacaacaacaacaacaacaacaacaacaacaacaacaacaacaacaacaacaacaacaacaacaacaacaagagcaataaaattaatgaaattgacaaaaacaaatttgtttGTGACCAGGCTATCGACATGCAAGGAAGGGACTCCCGATTTTTATTTGCTGAGAGGCTTCTTCTAATATCTGGAGTGAGCAAAATTTTGATTGATACATCAGAAACAAGTTTGATAGGCTACGCTTTTGAAGCCGCTAAACATTTGCTCAAAGTTAACTCAGACCtgattaaaaagaaagagagcaGCCAACAAAATatagaaaatgaaatagaaGAGGCGTCAAGTGATTTGTTCATAAGAATAGATGATCATATTAATATTGGTGAGCACGATGATATGAGTTCTCAAGAatatttgaaattgttCTACACTTCATTTGCTCCGTACCTTTTTAAAAACCTTATTGACATTGTAGAACTTATGacagcaacaaccactactactacgaaaacaacaacagcaacaataaaaaCGGCTACAACAACTTCGACCGCGACAGCATTGGttgacaaagaaaagaatctCAAAAGTGAGAAACCATTACGATACAACGATTGCCTTTATCAACTTTACTGTGAACTTATATCTGTGATTTTATCAGAGCATCCACCAATACTTGTTATTCCTTTTCTAATAGAGCATGATGTATTGAAGGGGCTTGCCTTTCTACTTGTTTCAGAATATGGATTAGTTTTGAAGACGCATATAGTGCGGTGTCTAAAGGGCATAATTTTACAGGGCCATGGCAAGTTAAATGACTATATAATGAAAGAGGGGATTTTGGACAAGTTTATGACATTTTTTACAAGCGTCGctgcaaagaaaaatttggcAACTTCGACGTGTTTAAGTTTATGTGACAGTTTGCGCAACTCGTATGGATCGTGTGATtttgaagcaaaaagcaGTACAAGAAAAATTGCCAGATATTTGGTTGGCAATTATAGATCTTTTTTACTAGAGCAAGTGCGTTGTTCAAACTTGGGGGAAAGACTAGTGACGTTGGTGAATGCAGACAACGATGGATTCCAATCAGATACTTCTTTGTGTATTaatcaaattgaaattgacaCTAATGCAGACAATATCATGCTTGCCTCCTCCCCTCAAAAAAGTTGCGATGCTAAATATAGTATAAAAGATCATTCAGACGAAAATGGAATGttcaaagaaagaaatggtaacgatgatgaaaatgatacGCTGAGAGAATGTACTATAAATGGCGACCCTGAAACTAGaacaaaagattttgaTAATAGACCGAAGTCTGAAGGTGTTTCTGATTCTGGTTCTGATTCTGGTTGTGTTTCTAGTTCTGTTTCtagttttgaaaagatgTGCAATGGATCAAATGGACAAGACTATCAGATAGGAGATAAGCGAGCTCATGAAAGTGACGAAAATGGTCATCGACGAGAAAGTTCAAAAGTTCATGGTACGATTGCCGGACTTAATAATGACGAAAAGCTTAAACAAGAACAGCTGCAGCAGGAACAGCTGCAGGAGCGAGAGGGGAATAAAGTGTATCAATTAGAAAGTGCAAATAACGAGCTTAGCCCAGGCAGTTCTAGCACAAGTGCCAGCACTGGCACTGGCACCGTGTTGCTGGATATCGAAGAATCATCCAATCCTCATACTAGCGATTcaaagtttgaaaatgtaAAGTGTGCATTGATAGAAGCGGGTGGGAGCACAGTAATCAATGGAGAATGA